A window of the Apteryx mantelli isolate bAptMan1 chromosome 23, bAptMan1.hap1, whole genome shotgun sequence genome harbors these coding sequences:
- the LOC136994009 gene encoding olfactory receptor 6M1-like: protein MGNVTAVTEFVLVGFPNSYEVEIIFFVVFLLAYLVTVLGNALIIALVYTDCHLHSPMYYFLSNLSFTEISMTSSVVPKMLVNIMSEKKTISFAGCFSQLYFYFFLAATEFILFAIMSYDRYVAICNPLRYPTIMTERVCSQLVLGAWMGGFVLILPSVVLKVRLPYCGPNVIDHYFCDSAPLLHLACTDIWLFELNDFVLSLFLLLGSLALTMVSYAWIILTVFRIPSAQGRQKTFATCASHFTAVSLGFGLSIFVYVRPSQMNSVHLNKILSVLSSIVTPLLNPFIFSLRNQQMKEAWKRGVHFTVFLIIYPVVLTGKSLIMLITVVDSSLHSPMYFFLMNLFFLEICYISVTLPKTMGNTKSLLLAAMALDFYVAICDSLHHTVIMSGGL, encoded by the exons ATGGGAAATGTCACAGCTGTGACAGAGTTTGTCCTGGTGGGATTTCCAAACAGCTATGAAGTGGAGATCATCTTCTTTGTGGTGTTCCTGCTTGCTTATTTAGTGACTGTCCTGGGAAATGCTCTTATCATTGCACTGGTCTATACAGACtgccatctccattctcccatgtATTACTTCCTCAGTAATCTGTCCTTCACTGAGATCTCCATGACTTCTTCCGTGGTGCCAAAAATGCTGGTAAACATCATGTCAGAGAAGAAAACCATCTCCTTTGCTGGCTGCTTTAGCCAACTCTACTTTTATTTCTTCCTGGCTGCAACGGAGTTCATCCTCTTTGCCATCATGTCCTACGACCGGTATGTGGCAATATGCAACCCCCTGAGGTATCCCACCATCATGACGGAAAGGGTGTGCAGCCAGCTTGTCCTAGGTGCATGGATGGGTGGCTTCGTCTTGATCCTGCCATCAGTGGTCCTGAAAGTCAGGCTGCCATACTGTGGTCCCAACGtcatcgaccactacttctgtgacagtgcacctctcctgcacctcGCTTGCACGGACATCTGGCTTTTTGAGCTGAATGATTTTGTGCTGTCTTTGTTCCTGCTCCTTGGCTCCTTGGCATTGACCATGGTCTCCTATGCCTGGATCATTTTGACCGTATTCCGGATCCCGTCTGCCCAGGGCAGGCAGAAAACATTTGCCACTTGTGCTTCTCATTTCACTGCTGTTTCCCTAGGTTTTGGCCTCTCCATCTTCGTCTACGTCAGGCCTTCCCAGATGAACTCTGTGCACCTCAACAAAATCCTCTCTGTTCTCTCCAGCATTGTGACTCCTCTTTTAAATCCCTTCATATTCAGCCTAAGGAATCAGCAGATGAAAGAGGCCTGGAAAAGG GGCGTGCACTTCACAGTCTTCCTGATCATCTACCCTGTGGTTCTCACAGGGAAGAGCCTCATCATGCTCATCACAGTGGTGGACTCGAGCCTCCACagccccatgtatttcttcctgatGAACTTGTTCTTCCTGGAGATCTGCTACATATCAGTCACTCTGCCAAAAACAATG GGCAACACCAAAAGCCTTCTCCTGGCTGCCATGGCCTTGGATTTCTATGTGGCCATCTGTGACTCCCTGCATCACACTGTCATCATGAGTGGAGGTCTCTGA
- the LOC136994011 gene encoding olfactory receptor 14A16-like codes for MAYDRFVAICRPLHYGTLMSSRACVKMAAAAWASGFLNALLHTGNTFSIPLCQGNVVEQFFCEVPQLLKLSCSDAYLREVAVIVFNLCLTSGCFVFIVLTYVQIFTAVLRMPSEQGRHKAFSMCLPHLAVVSLSLSTVMIACLKPPSISSPVLDLGVAVLYTVVPPAESLEEPSRSWMVRRGLSFLQLQKAPLLGKRHSPSESRSEEYVSKRKSFSLATSGRLTAKPEEKPDITRLELFKDVSTQEDLLEWLIANVLKKELEQGAGRRVSERGCTLRNWT; via the exons atggcctacgaccgctttgttgccatttgcagacccctgcactatgggaccctcatgagcagcagagcttgtgtcaaaatggcagcagctgcctgggccagtggttttctcaatgcgctcctgcacactggaaacacattttcaataccactctgccaaggcaatgttgtggaacagtttttctgtgaagttccccagctcctcaagctctcctgctcagatgcctacctcagggaagttgcaGTTATTGTATTTAATCTTTGTTTAACCtctgggtgtttcgttttcattgtgctgacctacgtgcagatcttcactgctgtgctgaggatgccctctgagcagggacggcacaaagccttttccatgtgcctccctcatctggctgtggtctccctttcTCTCAGCACTGTCATGATTGCCTGCCttaagcccccctccatctcctccccagttctggacctgggggtggctgttctgtacacagtggtgcctccagca GAGTCTTTGGAGGAGCCCAGCAGAAGCTGGATGGTCCGCAGAGGACTGAGCTTCCTCCAGCTCCAAAAAGCCCCTCTTCTGGGGAAGCGGCATAGCCCATCAGAAAGCAGGTCTGAGGAATATGTGAGCAAGAGGAAGTCTTTCTCCCTTGCCACATCTGGGCGACTCACTGCCAAACCAGAGGAG AAACCTGATATCACACGCCTGGAGCTCTTCAAGGACGTGAGCACCCAGGAGGACCTGCTGGAATGGCTGATAGCCAATGTCCTCAAGAAGGAACTGGAAcagggagcaggcaggagagTCTCAGAGAGGGGATGCACTTTGAGGAACTGGACCTGA